A portion of the Streptomyces sp. YPW6 genome contains these proteins:
- a CDS encoding ATP/GTP-binding protein, producing MGTEGTYDAQREQGGQGADDAGARRRDHPFGGDAAIARVPGPASAPPAMPPLPPRPPAAVFDARTWLRAHRADAEPGLWRYGHRPKAADAADEVPTRALVVGALISIACGVFAWAVWRTDYIAVQRLPLKLFTPSDWWRGEPGQSARTASAVYNSLFAVLLIYFCGRLGNWPALYRRVVLDRPQPGRALGAALTGLLVVWIVLGTSLLPFFYAILHALVPVSVLRGDPQVAAVVGVAIYVLIAAALLWPFARTGGWTDFFRKPGAPVALAETETEADTGTAEDPAGWPHLRAAGQPGAADRLAAEIAARRMNDVDCARIGHAWSRVESGALSAGVFVDGVMKQGAAACLHPSGDRDLPIRAATHDLLTAQVRMGAYAEHPRNPATRRGAGAALDPGVLGTSLLAVGPHGPDRTRRLVRPVVESLSLQALAGRAAVVVVSGEGVELGPEDSYDVVVRIGDSRSLYDLDLYGGVTDPDEAAMLLSEAFTGDLPDVDSRRAAVTLGQLIGPFNAVHGRFPSLPELRELLDGGRGTLDRLREDLDPEEHRSYLREVDARERQLGTSADLSGVLADRIAFLDRPAFSAFFDTRGRSRPFSLRALEHPVRVRIVLPERSHPEASRILTRLVFAQFVSSVGARRDTSLFAALVLDDAASAMTTDSVRAVQRLRQLNAGAVLAVRSLDDVGPHLHAALLGAVGCLMTFPGITTWEGKRFAEAWGKEWVETREVAQHTVFADQPFTRALHAVRKLVTGKAVTTDAVTVRQVERERWSASELAYAVPAGHAVLSLTTVQGEHAPPLLVHLDG from the coding sequence ATGGGCACGGAGGGCACGTACGACGCGCAGCGCGAGCAGGGCGGGCAGGGCGCGGACGATGCCGGCGCGCGGCGGCGCGACCACCCCTTCGGGGGTGATGCCGCAATCGCCCGAGTTCCCGGACCGGCCTCGGCCCCACCCGCCATGCCCCCGTTGCCGCCCCGGCCCCCCGCCGCCGTCTTCGACGCGCGAACCTGGCTCCGGGCACATCGCGCGGACGCCGAGCCGGGCCTCTGGCGGTACGGGCACCGGCCGAAGGCGGCCGACGCAGCCGACGAGGTGCCCACCCGCGCGCTGGTCGTGGGCGCGCTCATCTCGATCGCTTGCGGGGTCTTCGCCTGGGCGGTCTGGCGCACCGACTACATCGCGGTCCAGCGGCTTCCCCTGAAACTGTTCACGCCCTCCGACTGGTGGCGCGGCGAGCCCGGACAGTCGGCGCGGACGGCCAGTGCCGTCTACAACAGTCTTTTCGCCGTCCTCCTGATCTACTTCTGCGGACGGCTCGGCAACTGGCCGGCGCTGTACCGGAGGGTCGTCCTCGACCGCCCGCAGCCGGGCAGGGCGCTCGGCGCCGCGCTCACAGGGCTCTTGGTGGTGTGGATCGTCCTCGGGACGAGCCTGCTTCCCTTCTTCTACGCGATCCTCCACGCACTGGTGCCGGTATCCGTACTGAGAGGTGATCCGCAGGTGGCCGCCGTGGTGGGGGTGGCCATCTACGTCCTGATCGCGGCGGCGCTGCTGTGGCCGTTCGCCCGCACGGGCGGATGGACGGACTTCTTCCGGAAGCCCGGCGCGCCCGTAGCCCTCGCCGAGACGGAGACCGAGGCCGATACCGGGACGGCGGAGGATCCCGCCGGATGGCCGCACCTGCGGGCGGCGGGACAGCCCGGGGCCGCGGACAGGCTGGCCGCCGAGATCGCGGCCCGACGCATGAACGATGTCGACTGCGCCCGGATCGGCCATGCGTGGTCGCGCGTGGAATCCGGGGCGCTTTCCGCCGGTGTCTTCGTCGACGGAGTGATGAAGCAGGGAGCGGCGGCCTGCCTGCATCCTTCGGGCGACCGCGATCTCCCGATCCGTGCGGCCACCCACGACCTGCTGACCGCACAGGTGAGGATGGGCGCCTACGCGGAGCATCCGCGCAATCCCGCCACGCGGCGAGGAGCGGGAGCGGCCCTCGACCCCGGCGTTCTCGGCACCTCGCTCCTCGCCGTCGGCCCCCACGGGCCCGACCGGACACGCCGCCTGGTGAGGCCGGTGGTGGAGTCGCTGTCCCTCCAGGCTCTGGCCGGACGGGCGGCCGTGGTCGTCGTCTCCGGCGAAGGCGTCGAGCTCGGGCCCGAGGACTCCTACGACGTGGTGGTGAGGATCGGTGATTCCAGGTCGCTGTACGACCTCGATCTGTACGGCGGGGTCACCGATCCGGACGAGGCCGCGATGCTCCTGTCCGAGGCCTTCACCGGTGACCTGCCGGACGTGGACAGCCGCCGCGCCGCCGTCACCCTGGGCCAGCTGATCGGCCCCTTCAACGCTGTCCACGGCCGCTTTCCGTCCCTGCCGGAACTGCGGGAACTCCTCGACGGCGGTCGCGGGACGCTGGACCGGCTCCGCGAGGACCTCGACCCGGAGGAACACCGGTCCTATCTGCGGGAAGTGGACGCACGCGAGCGTCAGCTCGGCACCTCCGCGGATCTCAGCGGGGTGCTCGCGGACAGGATCGCCTTTCTCGACAGGCCCGCCTTCAGCGCGTTCTTCGACACCCGGGGACGGTCGAGGCCCTTCTCCCTGCGCGCCCTGGAGCATCCGGTACGCGTCCGGATCGTGCTGCCCGAGCGGAGCCACCCGGAAGCCTCGCGCATTCTCACCCGGCTGGTCTTCGCGCAGTTCGTCTCCAGCGTCGGGGCGCGCCGCGACACCTCGCTCTTCGCGGCGCTCGTCCTCGACGACGCCGCGAGTGCCATGACCACCGACTCCGTCCGGGCGGTGCAGCGGCTGCGTCAGCTGAACGCCGGAGCGGTCCTGGCCGTGCGGTCCCTTGACGACGTGGGGCCGCATCTCCACGCCGCGCTGCTCGGTGCGGTCGGCTGCCTGATGACGTTCCCCGGCATCACCACCTGGGAAGGCAAACGGTTCGCCGAAGCCTGGGGCAAGGAGTGGGTGGAGACCCGCGAGGTCGCCCAGCACACCGTCTTCGCCGACCAGCCCTTCACCCGGGCCCTGCACGCCGTGCGCAAGCTCGTCACCGGCAAGGCCGTGACCACGGACGCGGTGACCGTACGGCAGGTCGAGCGGGAGCGCTGGTCGGCCTCGGAGCTGGCGTACGCGGTTCCGGCCGGGCACGCCGTGCTGTCCCTCACCACCGTCCAGGGAGAGCACGCGCCTCCTCTCCTCGTCCACCTCGACGGCTGA